A genome region from Crossiella equi includes the following:
- a CDS encoding TetR/AcrR family transcriptional regulator — MGEANPSRRQQELLELAYDYALRSGLSELSLRPLAGAIGSSPRVLLYLFGSKEGLIRALLARAREEELALIRRLGGSSGGLAEVARELWGWLAEESHRALLTLWVESYARSLTDPAGPWGGFARETVADWLDLLAGAQPPEERDSEDGRARRSLVLAVLRGALLDLLATGDRDRVTAAVERQLGVSPAR; from the coding sequence GTGGGTGAGGCGAATCCGTCACGGCGGCAGCAGGAGCTCCTGGAGCTGGCCTACGACTACGCGCTGCGCAGCGGGCTGAGCGAGCTGTCGCTGCGGCCCCTGGCCGGTGCGATCGGGTCCAGCCCCCGGGTGCTGCTCTACCTGTTCGGGAGCAAGGAGGGGCTCATCCGTGCGCTGCTGGCCCGCGCCCGCGAGGAGGAGCTCGCGCTGATCCGGCGGCTGGGCGGGTCCTCGGGCGGACTGGCGGAGGTGGCACGGGAGCTGTGGGGGTGGCTGGCCGAGGAGAGCCACCGCGCGCTGCTCACGCTGTGGGTGGAGAGCTACGCCCGGTCGCTGACCGACCCGGCCGGACCGTGGGGCGGGTTCGCACGCGAGACCGTGGCCGACTGGCTGGACCTGCTGGCCGGGGCCCAGCCGCCGGAGGAACGCGACAGCGAGGACGGACGGGCCCGGCGCAGCCTGGTGCTGGCCGTGCTGCGCGGGGCGCTGCTGGACCTGCTCGCCACCGGCGACCGCGACCGCGTCACGGCCGCCGTGGAGCGACAGCTGGGGGTCAGCCCAGCGCGGTGA
- a CDS encoding SRPBCC family protein, whose product MTAKVELTGRFTLSLTPAEAFPLFTARGEERWVPGWVPQFPVPTEDDTEPGTVFETLVDDERTTWVVVDRDPGRRMVYARVTPGSRAGTVTVELSGQDGGTSVTVTYRLTALSAEGEQNLATFAAEYPEFLRSWETAITALG is encoded by the coding sequence ATGACCGCCAAGGTGGAGCTGACCGGCCGGTTCACCCTCTCCCTCACCCCGGCCGAGGCGTTCCCGTTGTTCACCGCGCGTGGTGAGGAGCGCTGGGTGCCGGGCTGGGTGCCCCAGTTCCCGGTGCCCACCGAGGACGACACCGAGCCGGGCACGGTGTTCGAGACCCTGGTCGACGACGAGCGCACCACCTGGGTGGTGGTCGACCGCGACCCCGGCCGCCGCATGGTCTACGCCCGCGTCACCCCGGGCTCGCGGGCGGGCACCGTCACCGTGGAGCTGTCCGGACAGGACGGTGGCACCTCGGTCACCGTGACCTACCGGCTCACCGCGCTCAGCGCCGAGGGCGAGCAGAACCTGGCCACCTTCGCCGCCGAGTACCCGGAGTTCCTGCGGTCCTGGGAGACCGCGATCACCGCGCTGGGCTGA
- a CDS encoding SidA/IucD/PvdA family monooxygenase: MTDDIVDVLGIGFGPGGIALAAAIEEEAPGLSRLFLEARGEPAWQPGMLLSGSDTQHHPSRDLATLRNPRSRYTFLNYLHETGRLLDFLNVPTAFPLRKDYARYVRWVAEQLSGVVRYRSRATAIEATGDHYTVTTGDGEVFRGRTLVYGTGRTPRIPAVFAPHLGAKVFHSNDYQWRIARARQAAGRPLTVAVVGASQSAAEIALDIHSGSPDRVLAVMRSFGYRQKDHSPFSEQAYFPEFTDYYYAASREGKARLDRELRPSNYSTVDLDVLQALYVRRYEDGVDGVRRLELHGSNEITGVEAGAGGVRLALRELNTGERTAVTADVVVLGTGFRDLGAGEQQERCPALLAPLVPALHTDEDGVLAVTRDYRVPGDVPPLFLNGLCEHSHGLGDAGSFSLLSLRARTLLEGIRKSVAERAVAAFR; encoded by the coding sequence GTGACCGACGACATCGTGGACGTCCTGGGCATCGGCTTCGGCCCGGGCGGGATCGCACTGGCCGCCGCGATCGAGGAGGAGGCACCGGGCCTGTCCCGCCTGTTCCTGGAAGCACGCGGCGAACCGGCCTGGCAGCCCGGCATGCTGCTGTCCGGCTCGGACACCCAGCACCACCCCAGCCGCGACCTGGCCACGCTGCGCAACCCACGCAGCCGCTACACCTTCCTGAACTACCTGCACGAGACCGGGCGGCTGCTGGACTTCCTCAACGTGCCCACCGCCTTCCCACTGCGCAAGGACTACGCCCGGTACGTGCGCTGGGTGGCCGAGCAGCTCAGCGGCGTGGTGCGCTACCGCAGCCGGGCCACCGCGATCGAGGCCACCGGCGACCACTACACCGTGACCACCGGCGACGGCGAGGTCTTCCGGGGCCGCACCCTGGTCTACGGCACCGGGCGCACCCCGCGCATCCCGGCCGTGTTCGCCCCGCACCTGGGCGCGAAGGTCTTCCACAGCAACGACTACCAGTGGCGCATCGCGCGGGCCCGGCAGGCCGCGGGCCGTCCGCTGACCGTGGCGGTGGTCGGGGCGAGCCAGAGCGCGGCCGAGATCGCCCTGGACATCCACTCGGGTTCGCCGGACCGGGTGCTGGCGGTGATGCGCAGCTTCGGCTACCGGCAGAAGGACCACAGCCCGTTCTCCGAACAGGCCTACTTCCCGGAGTTCACCGACTACTACTACGCCGCTTCCCGCGAGGGCAAGGCCCGCCTGGACCGTGAGCTGCGGCCCAGCAACTACTCCACCGTGGACCTGGACGTGCTGCAGGCGCTGTACGTACGGCGCTACGAGGACGGCGTGGACGGCGTGCGGCGCCTGGAACTGCACGGCAGCAACGAGATCACCGGCGTCGAGGCAGGCGCGGGCGGCGTGCGGCTGGCCCTGCGCGAGCTCAACACCGGCGAGCGCACCGCGGTGACCGCGGACGTGGTCGTGCTCGGCACCGGCTTCCGGGACCTCGGCGCGGGCGAGCAGCAGGAGCGTTGCCCAGCGCTGCTGGCCCCGCTGGTCCCGGCGCTGCACACCGACGAGGACGGTGTGCTGGCCGTGACCCGGGACTACCGCGTGCCCGGGGACGTGCCGCCGCTGTTCCTCAACGGCCTGTGCGAGCACAGCCACGGCCTGGGCGACGCGGGCTCGTTCAGCCTGCTGTCGCTGCGCGCGCGAACCCTGCTGGAGGGCATCCGGAAGTCGGTGGCCGAACGGGCGGTCGCGGCGTTCCGGTGA
- a CDS encoding diaminobutyrate--2-oxoglutarate transaminase, protein MAEHTTTEHTTTEHTTTGTAAVFERHESNVRSYCRSFPAVFERARGQYLWDEHGTRYTDLLCGAGALNYGHNPPDMVAAVVAYLTGGGPVQSLDLHTRAKAEFLARFNEVVLAPRGLDDHVLQFPGPAGTLAVEAALKLARKVTGRSNVIAFRHGFHGVSLGSLATTSNLLLRGAAGVPLRDVTVLPYDTAGLAQAVTAAPPAAFILETVQGEGGLHVASREFLAKLRRVADSLGALVIVDDIQAGCGRTGTFFSFDGHPELRPDLVCLSKSLSGMGLPMAALLIRREYDRWAPGEHNGTFRGHNLAFVAGTAALARWADPAFAAHALALAAAIRSSLASIVAALPSGTAEIAGRGAMSGLRFGSAELVDRIRANLFRANVIAETSGDGRVLKLMPPLTMSLPDWTAVAETLGTVVTDAAALGLAV, encoded by the coding sequence CGAGCGGCACGAGTCCAACGTCCGCAGCTACTGCCGCAGCTTCCCCGCCGTGTTCGAGCGCGCGCGGGGCCAGTACCTGTGGGACGAGCACGGGACGCGCTACACCGACCTGCTGTGCGGCGCGGGCGCCCTGAACTACGGGCACAACCCGCCGGACATGGTGGCCGCGGTCGTGGCGTACCTGACCGGCGGCGGGCCGGTGCAGTCCCTGGACCTGCACACCCGGGCCAAGGCCGAGTTCCTCGCCCGGTTCAACGAGGTGGTGCTGGCCCCACGCGGCCTGGACGACCACGTGCTCCAGTTCCCCGGCCCGGCGGGCACCCTCGCGGTGGAGGCGGCGCTGAAGCTGGCGCGCAAGGTCACCGGGCGGTCGAACGTGATCGCGTTCCGGCACGGCTTCCACGGGGTGTCCCTGGGCTCGCTGGCCACCACCTCCAACCTGCTGCTGCGGGGTGCGGCCGGGGTGCCGCTGCGCGATGTGACCGTGCTGCCCTACGACACCGCGGGCCTGGCCCAGGCCGTGACGGCCGCACCGCCCGCCGCGTTCATCCTGGAGACCGTGCAGGGCGAGGGCGGGCTGCACGTGGCCAGTCGCGAGTTCCTGGCCAAGCTGCGCCGGGTCGCCGACTCCCTGGGCGCGCTGGTGATTGTCGACGACATCCAGGCGGGCTGCGGGCGGACCGGCACGTTCTTCTCCTTCGACGGCCACCCCGAGCTGCGCCCGGACCTGGTGTGCCTGTCGAAGTCGTTGAGCGGCATGGGGTTGCCGATGGCCGCCCTGCTCATCCGCCGCGAGTACGACCGGTGGGCGCCGGGTGAGCACAACGGCACCTTCCGCGGCCACAACCTGGCCTTCGTGGCCGGGACCGCCGCGCTGGCGCGGTGGGCCGACCCGGCCTTCGCCGCGCACGCCCTCGCGCTGGCCGCGGCCATCCGGTCCTCGCTGGCCTCGATCGTGGCCGCCCTGCCCTCGGGCACGGCCGAGATCGCGGGCCGGGGCGCGATGTCCGGGCTGCGCTTCGGCAGCGCCGAGCTGGTGGACCGGATCCGGGCGAACCTGTTCCGCGCCAACGTGATCGCCGAGACCAGCGGCGACGGCCGGGTGCTCAAGCTGATGCCGCCGCTGACCATGTCCCTGCCCGACTGGACCGCCGTCGCCGAGACCCTCGGCACCGTGGTCACCGACGCCGCCGCGCTCGGCCTCGCGGTCTGA